CGGCTATTTATGCTGCTGCCGACAATCCGCAGGCATGGTTCGATCGATTTATGGGGCTCCGCAATTCCAAGGCGCTGCGCCTGCAGATGGCAGCGAAGGGAAAAACCAGAGCGTCCGCCTACAGCTGGAGGGCGAGCGCTCTGCGCTACCTCGACGCGATGGCCGCAGCTGACGGCATCGATACAGAAGCTAACTTCTTCCGGGCACGCGAACTCACATGATTCCGTGAAGTGCCTGGACGGCCCCGGTCGATTCCAGGATAGCCCGGTCGAAATTCTCTTCTGAGAAGCGCTGCGCGTTCTTGGCGCAGGCTTGGGGCGTGATTAGGCGGCTGTGTTCTTCGAACCGTTTGACCGCCTCCTTGAGGTGCTCAACGGTTTGAGCCTTGAACAGCACCCCCGTTGGCTCGGAATCTGCCCCCAGGCGCCGCGCGATATCGACCGCGCCGCCCCGCCCGAACGCGATCAGCGGCGTCCCACACGCCTGTGCCTCCGCGAGCGCTATGCCGAAGTCCTCACAACCGGCAAACACCATCGCCTTGGCCCGGGCAATCGTATCCACGTATTCCTTGCGTGGAAGGAAACCCGAAAATGTGACATTCGGACCCGCCAGCGATCGAAGACTGGCCGATTGCTGTCCTTCGCCGACTATGATCAGCCGCCGCGACGGCATCTCGTTGAAGGCCTTGATAATGAGGTCGGTGCGCTTGTAGGGGGCGAGGAAGGACGCCGATACGTAGTAGTCGTCCTTGTCCTCCACACAGGGCAGTTCCTTTAAAGAGACCGGGGGGAAAACGACGCGCGCGTCACGCCCATAGATGTGCTTGATTCGGGAGCGGACGTAGTTCGAATTGGCCAGCATCAAGTCGGGACCGTGAGCAGTTCGGGTATCCCACGTCCTCAGACGGTGCAGCATATATCGGTAGAGTATTCCCTTTGGGCCAAAGCCGAGCTTGCCCTGCTGAAGATAGGAAAACTGCTCGTCCCAGGCATAGCGGACGGGGCTGTGTACGTAACACAGATGCGGCTGATCAGGTCTTGTGATCACCCCCCTGGAAAATGCAGCCGAGGATGAGATCACCGCGTCATAGCCGGTCACGTCGAACTGTTCGATCAGGAAGGGGCAAAAGAAGAAGAGGGACCGATAGAATTTCTGCACCATCGGGATGCGGTTGGCTGCGGAAGTATGAAACTCCACGTCGCGGAAATACTGCTCCTTCACCTCGGCCGGGAGGAAATCGAAAAGCGTGAACACCTCAGCATTGGGAAACTGCTTGCAGATTTGCGCCAGAACCCGCTCGCCACCCCGGAAATTTGGGCACCAGTCGTGAACGAGCGCAATCCTGGCATATCTGTCGACGTCGGTCGCCGGGGCAGCCGGAAACTGTTCGATGGGCGTTTCGATCTTGGCCGCGATAGCCAAGTCGGAAGAGCGTTCATGGAGCATGATTTTCCCCTTCCACCTTGAGGCCACAGTTTCCGTTTCGCCAGACAAACGTGGCAAGTTGGCCGATCGGTCACAGATTGCTCCGGTAGAATATCTGCCTACTGCTTATGGCTGTGAGCCGTCTTTAGGTAATACTTCAAAAGCAGGCGCGCGGGGGTAGACCGAGTTCTTCAGGCCTACTTTTATGCAGGCTGTTTGAGCCCTCGCGTCGTCATACGGTCGGCGGAAGCGACGCCCGGATGAGAAATGAAACTTGCGGTGATTATCCCAACCCTCGGCCGCAGCGAGCAGGTTGCTCGCCTGCTGGGGTATTTGGGCGGCCAGACAAGACTTCCCGACGAGGTCATACTGTCGGCACCCGACGCCAGCCATGTAGAACTTCCGCAAAGTTGTCCTTTTCCAGTGTCGAATGTATTCGGGCCGAAAGGGTTGGCCGCGCAGCGCAACACGGCTCTTGCGCCCTCTCTAGGGCGCTTCGACATCATCACATTCTTCGATGACGATTTCGTTCCATCCGGCCGATACCTGGAGCAGGTCGAAAAGGCTTTTGTTGAAAATGACGGATGGGCGGTTGTGATGGGCAGGGTTGTTAGGGACGGGGCTGCGAATGCCGGTCTCACCTGGGACGATGCAGAAGCTGCGCTAAGAGAATCAAATGGCCAAAAACCAGATGGACCGTCAGTGGTCGATCACGTCGGTGCATACGGATGCAACATGTCGTTGCGTTCTTCGCTGGTTGGCGATTTACGCTTCGACGAACGCCTCGTCCTCTACGGCTGGCAGGAAGACATTGACTTCACCAGTCAAATGCGATCCAGAGGTCGCGTTGTATGCGTGACGTCAATCTTGGGTGTTCATCTCGGGATAAAGACAGGGCGCGTCAGCGGGAAGCGGTTCGGCTACTCCCAGGTTGCCAATGCCGTCTACCTGATACGGAAGGGGACGGTGCCAGCCTCCTTCGCGCTTCCCCTTATGTTCAGGAACATAGCCGCCAACCTCGCAAAGAGCTTTTGGCCCGAGCCATATGTCGACCGGAGGGGCCGCCTCAGGGGCAATGCGCTCGCGATCCTGCACATCGCCACGGGGCGGATCGAACCCGAATACATCCTGAAGATCTGAGGACGGGATAGACAATGTGGAGATTGCTTTCGACAGCGGCAGGGATTTCATTGGCGATAGTCGCTGCCTGCCCCCTGCCCGTATCAGCTGCGGAGTACCTCCTTGGGCCGCAGGACAAGGTTAGGCTCAAGGTCTACGAATGGCGCGCATCGCGTGACGTGATCTTCGAGTGGACAGCTCTCAACGACAGCTTCGTTGTCGGTGCAGACGGCACGCTTTTCTTGCCTTTTGTCGGGCAGATACGGGCGGAGGGCACCGCTCCCGGAGATCTCGCCCGCGCCATTGGCGATCGGCTGATGCAGCGCATGGGTCTCGGCCGTCCGCCAGACGTGGCCGTGGAGATTGCCCAATACAGACCGTTCTATATCGTCGGCAATGTCAAGCAACCCGGCGAATTTCCCTATCGACCCGGCCTGACGGTGCTGCAGGCGCTGGGTATCGCCGGGGGGTTGCCGATACGCGAGGATGATGTGTCTCGGCTTGAACGAGAAGTCATCTCTGGCCAAGGCGATGTGGGGGTGCTGGCGCTGAACAGTGTCAGCCTGCTCGCGCGCAAGGCGCGGCTGCAGTCGGAATTGGCTGGCAGCGAGGAGGTCTTCTTCCCCACGGAACTGAAGGACAGGGCTTCGAACGAGACAATCGCGCTGGCAATGGACCAGGAGCGCAAGATTTTCGCTATCCGTAAGGATGCGTTGGCAACCCAACTCCGTTCACTGCACGAACTCAAGGAGTTCCTGCAACAGGAACTGGCCTCGCTCGAGCAGCAGCTGACTTTCCATGACAAACAGATCGAGCTAATTCAAAAGGAACTCGCGGGTGTCTCGAACCTCGTGCAGAAAGGCCTTGCGGTGGCACCGCGGGAACTTTCTCTGGAGGGGACCGTCGCCCAGATGCAGAGTGACAGGTTGGCGGCCGAAACCTCATTGCTGCGGGTCAGGCAAGAGATGAGCAAGACCGACATCGAAATCCTCAACCTCAGCAACCAGCATTCTAGTGAAGTCGCAGAGAGCTTGCGCGAGACACAGCAGCAGCTCAACGAAGTCACCAGCAAATCCGACACCGCGGTGCAGTTGCTGCACGAAACACAAGTTGCGGCCCCCGCTCTGCTGGCCCTCAGGCAGCGCGCCAAAAGGGCCAAGCCGGTCTTCACGATTGTGAGGCCGAAAGAAGGTGGCACGGAAGAGCTTGCGGCCCAAGAGACAACCCTTGTCGAGCCAGCCGATACCGTGAAAGTCGAGATCCCGCTGCCGCAGTCGGGCTTGGATAGCTTACCTGCAGCGGATGCGTCCATTCAGGCGGAAACAACCACTACTCCCAGTACCAACTGACCGGCTCGGCGTTGGCGCCAACCATAGGCGGCACTCGCTACCGCCTTCGATCGCCACATGTGTCTGCATAGCTGCCTGACGGGCACAGTCAATCGTCGCGACTTGACCCGCTGGCGATGATCAGGAAACATTAGGCTCAATCCAGGCCGATTTCGATATTTCGAGCAGGATCTCCAAGCACCGTTTCTAACACTTGCCTTGTGCTCCGAGGCCGCATATCAGTTGCGCACGATGGGCTCTTGGCCCCTGGCGGAACTCCCTGCCGCGGCAAGCCAACTGGTTCTGCGGGTGCCACTGGAGATATCGGTGCTCACGAGCATATTCGCCGTATCGGTGGCAGGCATACTACTGGGGTTGCGCTTCAAGGCCCCAGCGCTGCTTGCGGCGACTGCCCTGCTTCTGATCGGAATTGTTGCCTGGAATTACCTGGGGTGGCCAGGCCATGTGACCGTGGGCAAATTTCTGATCCTGGTATTTGTATTGGCTTCCGCCTACCTCGTCGGATTGTCTCTACCGGTCTACCGGAATCGAAACAAAGGGTGATCAGTCGACCCTTTAGGAAGCCTGGTCGACGCGCATCACCGCGACTATAGTCCTGAGCAGGATCACGATATCGAGCCAGACCGACCAGTGCCGCACATACTGACTGTCCAGCGCGACGCGGTTGTCGTAGTCCATACTGCTTCTTCCACTCACCTGCCAAAGGCCTGTTAGGCCCGGCCTCGTTCCAAGATATTCTTCCTGGTGCTCGCCATAACGCTTGAGCTCATCGGCGACGATCGGCCTGGGGCCTACGCAACTCATGTCACCATGCAGGATGTTGATGAGCTGGGGAAGCTCGTCGAGGCTGGACTTGCGCAGCAGTCGCCCGAAGAATGTAACACGGGGGTCATTCCTGATCTTGTGCTTCTCCTCCCACTCCTTGCGGGCGTGAGGGTTGGCCTCGAGATAGGCCCGCAGAACTTCCTCTGAGTTGGCGACCATCGAGCGGAATTTATAGCATTTGAATGGCTTCCCACCGAAGCCGACACGGGTGTGCGAGAATATTGCCGGACCGCCGCCCGTGACCTTGATCAACAGGCCAACGAGGATCATGACCGGCGCGGCCAGAACGAGCGCTGTGCTCGCTATAATCAGATCCATGATTCGTTTCAGGGGGCCCCCAGTCGGAGGGTTCGTCGTCCCTGTAGCGATGACATTCGACAGGTCATTAAACACTGCACTGGCGCGGTCACGCGTGGAAACAACATGCAAGATCACCGCCCTGCTCTCGACCGCCGCCTGAACAGTTGGCTGGCCCCAAATCGGGGCTCCCTGTCGCGACTGCTTTTCGAAGGCGTTTGTCATGTGGCGGTCGCTGTTTCTAGTTGCTCCACTTCGACACTCTTCCAAGGACGGGACTTGTCGGCAAGAAATGCAAAGGAGGTAGCGGATACTCTACCCCCTAGTACTCAGGTATGATCGCCCCACACGTTTTGCCGGCTTCCAAACGAGCCATGTGCGGCCGCCACGCGTCGATGCTTGGACGTCATTGCCCGAGCTTTCGTGAGAAGCGCGCCAAGTATCTGCGTCCTGGTGGCTTGCAGTATTCTGACAAGTTCCCCTAGCGTGTCGACGTGCGTCTTTCCCCACTCCGCGACAAGCACGACGCCGTCGAGGACCGATCCCACGATCAGGTCATCCGCCCCAGATACAAGCGTCGGCAGATCGACGATGACGATGTCGTAAGCTGCAGGTTGATAGGCTGCCGGGTCGCTGGCGCTAAGGTCCGAGAGGACGGCCTGCATGTTTCTGGGTACGAGCAGGTTCTTGGCATCCACCACCGAACTTGGAAGCACGTCGAATGGCCGCCCCGGAGCACGCATGATGTTGAACTGGACATGATCCTGGCACTCTGTGGCTTGGATACTCAAACGGCCAAGCAGCCGTGTAGTGATCGTCGAGCTCCGAACGTCGGCGTCAATCAGCAACGTCTTCAAACCGGACATCGAGTAAAGCGTGGCAAGATTGCTGGCGACGGAACTCTTCTGACTGCTGTTCGAAACAGCGGTCAGCCCGAGGAACCTGACCGGGTGGCTCGTTTCTGCAAGGCTGATTTCGGTCCGCAGCTTCCTAAGGCTCTGGCTGTATCGCGACCAGGGATATCTGGTCACCTCGTCGACGTTCCCGAATTCCCTGTACTTGCCCGCGGGCGGCAATTCTCCGATGCACTCTATTCCTAGATTGTCGCGAATGTGACGTGGCGACCGTATGGTCCAATCGAACGAATGCCGCGCGAAAGAGAGACCAATGCCGACAATGAGGCCTGCAACACCGGCGAAGGCCAGCACCAGCTTCGGCTTCGGAGCGCTTGGAGAAAGCGGTGCTGTCGCGGCCGTGATCACTCTTGCATCGGCAACTGGGTATGATTGTTGGCTTACCGAATTCGTATACGCCTGCAGGAAGCTTTCGTACATTTTCCGATAGGTGTCTGCAGTAACCTCAAGTTCTTCGAGGGTAGGCTCGGGATTGATTCCGTCGCCGTCACCGGGACCATTACCCACGCTGTAATCGTGTCGAGAACGGAATTCTTGTGCTCTCGCCATCGCCGCGTTCATCTGGGTGCGCAGCTGCTGAAGCCGCTTTTCTAGCCACGCCCCGCCTTCCTTTGCAGCCTCGGCCTTGGTATCGATCTGCTCGTGCACGAAGGCATCAGCCGTTGCATTCGCAATCTTGGCGGCGCCCTCGGGATCGGCGGAGGTGAAGGATATGTCTATCGCGTAGGAGACACCGACCCTTCGCACGTCGAGGCCATTACGAAAGATCAACATGCTGAGACGAGACTTCTGGTAGTCGGTCAGCTTCGCCGACGACTGGGGATCGCCTAAACCGAGATGTCCCCAGAGCGCGATCAGCGAGGCATTTTTCTGGAGCCCTAGAGCCTCGACTGTGACATCCTTTATTTTCCTGAATCTCTCCACCAGCACCGGGGCCTGAGGGCGATTGAAATTCGCGTCTTCAATCAGTTTCAACTGATCGATGACCATGGAAGCAATTTTTTCAGATTGCATTACTGCGATCTGACTTTCCACTTGCGCAGTATCCAACGAAAGATTGACTTCGCCTCCCTCTTGCAGATGTTGTGGCAGCTTTGGCTCGATCAGGATCTGCGTACTGGCGGTAAAAACCGGGTCGGTCGTCGCATTGTAAAACCATGCGACTAAGAGAGCCGCAGCAAGACAGGCCGTAACAGTTCCGACATAATGTCTCAGAAACCCGGTTATGTCCGAGAGGCCGATAAATTCCTGCTCGGCATTAGCTTGTTGATTGGTTGCCAAAGGCCATTGGTTGGCGAACAATCGGTTCATTCAATGTCTCCCGCGGGCGGGGAGGAATATCCTCCTTACACGCCGCCCTGATACAGGAGCTTCATGGCGTCCGACCGATGATACGTTTGAGCCGAGGTCCCACGATCCCAAGCTTAAAAAAGACTACGCCGGCGTGAGCGAAGGTAAACGCCGCCAATTGGCGTATGGACCTACGCCCTATGGGACCGAAGAATCACGGCAGACCGGCCCTCATCCTCGTCAAAAATGACATTTTCTGTTCCAGCAGCAAGTGTCGTGCCCGGTTGGCCTCCAGCGCCTGCGTGAGAATTTCGAGCTTCGCCGACATGCTTTCGTTGTTCTCGCCGTTTTCACTCGCCTCGAGGGAAAATGCAGCACAGTCCGTCATCCGTTTCCGAGCTCGGTGGAGTTGCTCCGATTCTCTTTCGATTTGTGGCAGAATGCTATCGAGCATACGTGCCAAGCGCCTGAAGTGCCTGTCATCGACCTTCCTTTGGAAGGGGAACCCGATTGATGTCAGCGGCATCATGCGTCCCACAATTGAGATCAGCGCCCGACGCGGACCTGCTTTCCACGATACTTGGTCGCCATGCCCGGACGAGACATACTTTCGGTCATCGATCGGTATCTCCTATTGGATGAGGAGGCGCGGACCGGGACGTAGGGCTACCCGAATTCATGAAGCGGCTGGGGCTCGCCAGCGTGTTAGGAATGTTGGCGCAAATTCGGAGCGGTATCCGTGACCCTAAAAGTAGTGAGCCAAGCCAAGCCGAACACATTCGCGTTCGAGAACAATGCTCTCATCAAAGCCACTGGCTTCCGAGAATATGATGCGCGCTGGTGGTTTGGCCACCCGGGCTCGGAGAAAGAGCCCGAGCTCAATTTGGTGGGCGTCCAAGCGCTGGGCATGGGGCTCGGCACCTTGATCCGGCGAATGGGCGTAGGCCCGGACATGATCACCGGTCACGACTTTCGCAGCTATTCCATGTCCATAAAGATGGCGCTGGTCTGCGGACTGATGGCAGCTGGCGCACGTGTCAAGGACATCGGCCTGGCGCTTTCCCCCACGGCCTATTTCGCCCAGTTCGCGCTCAACGCCCCTTCTGTTGCCATGGTAACTGCCTCTCACAACGAGAACGGCTGGACCGGCGTGAAGATGGGCGCGCAAAGACCTCTTACTTTTGGCCCTGACCAGATGACGGCGCTGAAAGCGCTTGTTCTGAACGGCGACTTCGATCTGGTGGGTGGCGGAAGCTACGAATTCGTGTCCGACTTTCGTCAGCGATACATCGAAGACTTGACTGCCGGAAAGAGCATTCGCAGAAAGCCGCGGGTGGTCGTTGCGTGCGGCAACGGCACAGCCGGCGCTTTTGCGCCGCAGGTGCTGGAGAACATCGGCTGTGACGTGATCCCCTTGGACGCAGAGCTCGACCATACGTTTCCGCACTACAATCCTAATCCTGAAGACATGCAGATGCTGCACGCGATCCGGGACAAGGTTCTGGAGACCACTGCCGATTTGGGGCTGGGCTTCGACGGCGACGGCGATCGCTGCGGCGTGGTGGACA
The genomic region above belongs to Mesorhizobium sp. B4-1-4 and contains:
- a CDS encoding polysaccharide biosynthesis/export family protein produces the protein MWRLLSTAAGISLAIVAACPLPVSAAEYLLGPQDKVRLKVYEWRASRDVIFEWTALNDSFVVGADGTLFLPFVGQIRAEGTAPGDLARAIGDRLMQRMGLGRPPDVAVEIAQYRPFYIVGNVKQPGEFPYRPGLTVLQALGIAGGLPIREDDVSRLEREVISGQGDVGVLALNSVSLLARKARLQSELAGSEEVFFPTELKDRASNETIALAMDQERKIFAIRKDALATQLRSLHELKEFLQQELASLEQQLTFHDKQIELIQKELAGVSNLVQKGLAVAPRELSLEGTVAQMQSDRLAAETSLLRVRQEMSKTDIEILNLSNQHSSEVAESLRETQQQLNEVTSKSDTAVQLLHETQVAAPALLALRQRAKRAKPVFTIVRPKEGGTEELAAQETTLVEPADTVKVEIPLPQSGLDSLPAADASIQAETTTTPSTN
- a CDS encoding glycosyltransferase, producing the protein MLHERSSDLAIAAKIETPIEQFPAAPATDVDRYARIALVHDWCPNFRGGERVLAQICKQFPNAEVFTLFDFLPAEVKEQYFRDVEFHTSAANRIPMVQKFYRSLFFFCPFLIEQFDVTGYDAVISSSAAFSRGVITRPDQPHLCYVHSPVRYAWDEQFSYLQQGKLGFGPKGILYRYMLHRLRTWDTRTAHGPDLMLANSNYVRSRIKHIYGRDARVVFPPVSLKELPCVEDKDDYYVSASFLAPYKRTDLIIKAFNEMPSRRLIIVGEGQQSASLRSLAGPNVTFSGFLPRKEYVDTIARAKAMVFAGCEDFGIALAEAQACGTPLIAFGRGGAVDIARRLGADSEPTGVLFKAQTVEHLKEAVKRFEEHSRLITPQACAKNAQRFSEENFDRAILESTGAVQALHGIM
- a CDS encoding glycosyltransferase family 2 protein; this encodes MKLAVIIPTLGRSEQVARLLGYLGGQTRLPDEVILSAPDASHVELPQSCPFPVSNVFGPKGLAAQRNTALAPSLGRFDIITFFDDDFVPSGRYLEQVEKAFVENDGWAVVMGRVVRDGAANAGLTWDDAEAALRESNGQKPDGPSVVDHVGAYGCNMSLRSSLVGDLRFDERLVLYGWQEDIDFTSQMRSRGRVVCVTSILGVHLGIKTGRVSGKRFGYSQVANAVYLIRKGTVPASFALPLMFRNIAANLAKSFWPEPYVDRRGRLRGNALAILHIATGRIEPEYILKI
- a CDS encoding sugar transferase; this encodes MDLIIASTALVLAAPVMILVGLLIKVTGGGPAIFSHTRVGFGGKPFKCYKFRSMVANSEEVLRAYLEANPHARKEWEEKHKIRNDPRVTFFGRLLRKSSLDELPQLINILHGDMSCVGPRPIVADELKRYGEHQEEYLGTRPGLTGLWQVSGRSSMDYDNRVALDSQYVRHWSVWLDIVILLRTIVAVMRVDQAS
- a CDS encoding GumC family protein, with the translated sequence MNRLFANQWPLATNQQANAEQEFIGLSDITGFLRHYVGTVTACLAAALLVAWFYNATTDPVFTASTQILIEPKLPQHLQEGGEVNLSLDTAQVESQIAVMQSEKIASMVIDQLKLIEDANFNRPQAPVLVERFRKIKDVTVEALGLQKNASLIALWGHLGLGDPQSSAKLTDYQKSRLSMLIFRNGLDVRRVGVSYAIDISFTSADPEGAAKIANATADAFVHEQIDTKAEAAKEGGAWLEKRLQQLRTQMNAAMARAQEFRSRHDYSVGNGPGDGDGINPEPTLEELEVTADTYRKMYESFLQAYTNSVSQQSYPVADARVITAATAPLSPSAPKPKLVLAFAGVAGLIVGIGLSFARHSFDWTIRSPRHIRDNLGIECIGELPPAGKYREFGNVDEVTRYPWSRYSQSLRKLRTEISLAETSHPVRFLGLTAVSNSSQKSSVASNLATLYSMSGLKTLLIDADVRSSTITTRLLGRLSIQATECQDHVQFNIMRAPGRPFDVLPSSVVDAKNLLVPRNMQAVLSDLSASDPAAYQPAAYDIVIVDLPTLVSGADDLIVGSVLDGVVLVAEWGKTHVDTLGELVRILQATRTQILGALLTKARAMTSKHRRVAAAHGSFGSRQNVWGDHT
- a CDS encoding phosphomannomutase/phosphoglucomutase yields the protein MTLKVVSQAKPNTFAFENNALIKATGFREYDARWWFGHPGSEKEPELNLVGVQALGMGLGTLIRRMGVGPDMITGHDFRSYSMSIKMALVCGLMAAGARVKDIGLALSPTAYFAQFALNAPSVAMVTASHNENGWTGVKMGAQRPLTFGPDQMTALKALVLNGDFDLVGGGSYEFVSDFRQRYIEDLTAGKSIRRKPRVVVACGNGTAGAFAPQVLENIGCDVIPLDAELDHTFPHYNPNPEDMQMLHAIRDKVLETTADLGLGFDGDGDRCGVVDNEGTEIFADKVGVMLARDISSLHPQSAFVVDVKSTGLFMTDPVLAQNGARTDYWKTGHSYIKRRVAELNAIAGFEKSGHFFFNPPIGRGYDDGLVTAIAVCEMLDRNPGKTLAELYRALPTTFGTPTMSPHCPDEVKYCVVDKVVGDFMKMKRDGSVFAGQPLADLLTVNGVRVVAQDGTWGLVRASSNKPEIVVVVESPVSSERRRQMFEAIDAVLRRNPEVGAYNQTF